A window of Micromonospora sp. WMMC415 genomic DNA:
CGATGAGCCCCCGCGCGCCGATGGCCGCCGCCGACCGGGCGTGCGCGAGCAGCAGCTTGCGGCTGGGGATGCGGATGCGGTTGTTCAGCGTCGCGACGTTGACGACGTACGGCGCGTGCACGTAGAGATCGACGTCGGCGCTCCGGAGCCGTTCCGCGTCCTCCCGGGGTTTCGGCGCCTTCCACCCCTGCGGGTCGGCGAGGAAGAACTGCACGGCCTCGGCCCCTCTGGCGGTCGCCTCCGCCAGTGGATCGGTCGAATCGACGTGGGCTCCGATACGCATGCAGGGGAGCCTACGTCGAGTCGCTGACACCTGGTGTGCCGGCGGTGGCGGGCTCGGGCGTCACCGGACGGGGTGGGCCGTCGTTGAGGGGAGTGGGACGGACGGTCCGTCGCGGGCCCGGCGAAGCGCCGAGCTGTGCGGGCCGTGCGGACACCTCGATGCAGGGGCTCCCCGCCGCGCGGCCCGGCGTGGCGGGGACAGCTCCGGAACCCGAATCGCCACAGAAGAAAAATTGTCTGGGATTTGCCGATTTTTCCGACAAGGCGCGCGACTCGGTATAACGTCGGGTAACAACATGATGAAGCTCCGCGGGGCGTCTCCGGTCCAACCTCATCGGTGTGGTCGTTCCTCCCCAGGTCCCACCCAAGGAATGCGGACGGGACGCCCCGCGGCCTCCGTCACGGGGGCCGACCTCGACATCGACGTCCGGGTCGGCCCCCGTCGGCGTGTGTCCGGCGTACCGTTCCACCACCCCGGGCATGATCGTCCGGACCGGGTATCCTGGTCCGGTTGTCCGCGTCCGGCCGGGTTCCCCCGGGTCCGGCACGGGCCACGACGCACGACCTCCTGCCACGGAAGGACCGTGGCCGCTTAGCCCACAGGAGGTGAGCACGTCTTGCGTCATTACGAGATCATGGTGATCCTCGACCCCAGCCTCGAGGAGCGCACGGTCGCCCCGTCGCTCGACACGTACCTGAACGTGATCCGGACCGCGGGTGGCTCGGTGGAGAAGACCGACGTGTGGGGCCGCCGGCGCCTCGCGTACGAGATCAACAAGAAGGCCGAGGGCATCTACGCCGTCATCGACCTGCAGGCGACGCCTGCGGCCGTGGCCGAGCTGGATCGTCAGCTGCGACTCAACGAGTCGGTGCTGCGCACCAAGGTCATCCGGCCGGAGATGCGCTAGTCGCATCCCGCCCCGGCACCCCGGATCAGCCTCGTCGGCATTGTCGGACGGCTCTGAGAGCCTGTACGGCGAGACGATGAGTGCGCGAGGAGATGGTCATGGCAGGAGACACCACCATCACGGTCATCGGCAACCTGACCGATGACCCCGAGTTGCGATTCACCCCCTCGGGTGCGGCGGTCGCCAAGTTCCGGGTCGCTTCGACGCCCCGGTTCATGGACAAGGCGTCCGGCGAGTGGAAGGACGGCGAGCCGTTGTTCCTCTCGTGCACCGTCTGGCGGCAGGCCGCCGAGCACGTCGCGGAGTCGCTGCAGCGCGGCACCCGCGTGATCGTGTCCGGCCGACTGCGTCAGCGGTCCTACGAGACCCGCGAGGGTGAGAAGCGCACCGTCATCGAGCTGGAGGTCGACGAGATCGGCCCGTCGCTGCGCTACGCCACGGCGAAGGTGCAGAAGATGTCCCGCTCCGGTGGCGGAGGCGGCGGCTTCGGTGGCGGTGGCGGCCAGGGCGGCGGAGGCAACTTCGACGACCCCTGGGCCTCCGCGGCTCCGGCCCCCTCGCGCGGTGGTTCGGGTGGCGGCAACTTCGACGAGGAGCCCCCGTTCTGATGGCGCCGAGCGCCCGCGATCGCAAACCAGGAGCAAGAGCAATGGCCAAGGCTGCGGCACTTCGCAAGCCGAAGAAGAAGGTGAACCCGCTCGACAAGGACGGGATCACGTACATCGACTACAAGGACACCGCGCTGCTGCGCAAGTTCATCTCCGACCGCGGCAAGATCCGCGCTCGGCGGGTGACCGGCGTGACCTCGCAGCAGCAGCGGCAGATCGCTCGTGCGGTCAAGAACGCCCGTGAGATGGC
This region includes:
- the rpsF gene encoding 30S ribosomal protein S6, giving the protein MRHYEIMVILDPSLEERTVAPSLDTYLNVIRTAGGSVEKTDVWGRRRLAYEINKKAEGIYAVIDLQATPAAVAELDRQLRLNESVLRTKVIRPEMR
- a CDS encoding single-stranded DNA-binding protein — protein: MREEMVMAGDTTITVIGNLTDDPELRFTPSGAAVAKFRVASTPRFMDKASGEWKDGEPLFLSCTVWRQAAEHVAESLQRGTRVIVSGRLRQRSYETREGEKRTVIELEVDEIGPSLRYATAKVQKMSRSGGGGGGFGGGGGQGGGGNFDDPWASAAPAPSRGGSGGGNFDEEPPF
- the rpsR gene encoding 30S ribosomal protein S18 — protein: MAKAAALRKPKKKVNPLDKDGITYIDYKDTALLRKFISDRGKIRARRVTGVTSQQQRQIARAVKNAREMALLPYTATAR